Below is a genomic region from Streptomyces sp. NBC_00461.
ACGACCAGGAGTACTTCCAGCTCGTGCCCGACGGAGAGGGGTGGGAGGTGCGCGTCCGCCGAGCCACCTCCTGGGCGCTGCCCCGGCGCACGGTGACGGATGCCGCGAGCGCCGCCGGTTTCACCGACCCGACCTGGCACATGCCGGACACCAGCGGCTTCTACCAGCCCGTGTTCACGGCGAGAACGGATTAGCGTCGGCCCACCCCACCCATCTCACCCCACCCCACCCATCTCACCCCACTCCCGCCTGCGGCACGGGCGGAACGAGTGACTCCATTTTGATCACTCAGTGTGAGTGAGATCTCGTTGTACACGAACGGCCCATCTGCCTAGCCTTCGGGTGTCCGTCCCGGTAGGCCCCAGCCGCCGGAACGCCGAGTCCTGCGGGACGGGGCCGTGCTCCGCACAAGAGGCTCCCTCGCAGCCGCCGTTGAGGAAGCCCCCACCATGCGCCATGCCATCTCCCCTGCCCGTTTGGGCGTCGTCGGCACAGCCGCCGCACTGCTGGTCGTGCCGTTCGCCACTCAGGCTTTCGCGGCCACCTCCGTCACGCAGGACAAGCTCACCCCGACCACCATGACCGCGGGCGTCGCCGGCTCGGCCAAGCTGACCGTGCACTCGTCCAGCTGCTTCACGGCCAAGACCCTTGGTGTCGGCGTCCGTGACGCGTCCGGCAACAACCTGGACTTCCCGGGCAACGCCTCGAACGTCCGGATCTGCCCGAGCGGCGCGCACTTCACCAGCGCCGCGCGCACGCTGCCGGCCGGCACGTACACGATCTTCGGCTTCTGGCAGGCATCGGGCGGGGCCTGGCACGACCTGCCGTCGCACAAGCTGACGGTGAGCAAGGCCCCCGCCACGAAGACCCCGCCCGCCACGACGACCCCGCTGTCGTCGACGCCCCCGCCGTCGTCCGACAGTGGTGACTCGCCGACGGCCGGCCGGTCGGTGGTCTGGTCGGACGACTTCTCCGGCGGTATCGCCTGGAACTCGAAGTGGGTCGGCGACAAGACCACGTCCTACGCCTACGGCGACCACAACCCGGACGACAACAAGCTCGACTGGCTGGACCCGAGCGCCGTCACCACCTCGGACGGCATCGCGACCTTCACCGCCAAGCCCTCCTCGCACACCTTGGAGAACGGCAAGAAGGCGTGGACGACCGGCCTGCTCACCACCGAGGGCTCCAGTGAGGGCTTCCAGGTGAAGACCGGCGACTACGCCGAGACCCGGGTCAAGCTGCCCTCCCGCTCCGGCGCCTGGCCGGCCCTGTGGACCTGGAAGGACGGCAACGGCGAGATCGACTCCTTTGAGTACCATCCGGACAACCCGGACCTGCTGGAGCTGACCAACCACGTCACCTCCGGCTCCGACTACTACACCGACTCCGGCGCGATAGCGCCCGGCCAGTGGGTCACCATAGGCACGCGCTACGGAGCCGACTCCGTGGACTGGTATGTCAACGGCAAGAAGGTCTACTCCGACGGCCACGGCGTGGGCAACGACTTCTCGGCGTACCTGATCCTCAACCTGTCGCTCAGCGCCGGCGAGTACCACCCCGCGCCCAGCGGCTCGACGCCGATCACCATGCAGGCCGACTACGTGAAGGTGTACCGCTGATCAGCAGCCGACCGTTCCGTAGCCGACCGGTCAGCCGTCGACGGACAGGGTGAACGGTGTTCGGTTGTTGCGCGGATCGCGGTCGTCGACGCTGATCACCTGGACGTGCCCTTCGGCCTCCGTGCCGAAGGGCACATCCGCGTCCACCCGGACCGGAACCAGCGCGGTGGCCGTCCGGAACCGCGCCAGCCCGGCCCCGAAGGTGCAACGCACCAGGCGGCCACGGGCCTCGGGGCGGCAGTCCTCGGGGAAGTAGGGCCCCTCCGCCGTGAAGCCGGAGGGCAGCCGCACGACCACCGTGACCGGCGAGGCGGTCTGATCCGGCCCGCCGTTGGCCACGAAGGCGTGCACCACGGTGCTGCCACCGGGCGGCGCGGTGGTCGGGTCGAGCCGGACCACCTCCAGGTCCGAGTCCGAGGGCGCGGCCGTCAGGCCGGTCGCGCACATCACCGCCACGCCCGCCGCGAGCAGGGTCGTCAGCCTTCTGGCCATCCAGCGTCTCCCATCCTCCGCACACTGATCGCTACTCACGGTAGCGGGACGGTGCCGGATCGCAGCGGAGCGCGCCCAGGGCCTGTCCGGCGGATCATGCCGGCGTCGCGGGCCCTGGCACGCACTCCCGCACTGCCTTGAAGGCGGGTCGGCAACAACGCGCAGTCCCTTCCGGCCGGCCTGATTCGCCGGACAGGCCCTAATCGGCCGACTCGGCCCACCCCGTCGCCACGAGCCGCGCCGCGTCCGCCGTGCGTGACTCGTCGAAGAGGAC
It encodes:
- a CDS encoding glycoside hydrolase family 16 protein; the encoded protein is MRHAISPARLGVVGTAAALLVVPFATQAFAATSVTQDKLTPTTMTAGVAGSAKLTVHSSSCFTAKTLGVGVRDASGNNLDFPGNASNVRICPSGAHFTSAARTLPAGTYTIFGFWQASGGAWHDLPSHKLTVSKAPATKTPPATTTPLSSTPPPSSDSGDSPTAGRSVVWSDDFSGGIAWNSKWVGDKTTSYAYGDHNPDDNKLDWLDPSAVTTSDGIATFTAKPSSHTLENGKKAWTTGLLTTEGSSEGFQVKTGDYAETRVKLPSRSGAWPALWTWKDGNGEIDSFEYHPDNPDLLELTNHVTSGSDYYTDSGAIAPGQWVTIGTRYGADSVDWYVNGKKVYSDGHGVGNDFSAYLILNLSLSAGEYHPAPSGSTPITMQADYVKVYR